Proteins from one Muntiacus reevesi chromosome X, mMunRee1.1, whole genome shotgun sequence genomic window:
- the LOC136154681 gene encoding olfactory receptor 5AR1-like, whose amino-acid sequence MEAGNASQFSEFFFVGLTNDPQLRPILFALFFLIYAVTVVGNLGLFAFIVACSRLHTPMYFFLSNLSFLDFCYSSVTVPKMLMEFFYGCQTISFSGCVIQTACFVIFAVTEFFLLASMAYDRYVAICRPLLYHVIMSPRLCLQLVTASYAVGLTNTVLLTSSTFHLIFCKSHVITHYFCDIPPLLKLSCSDTQVPQLLLFACGGFNVSVSLTVVLVSYTCVFMAIIRIPSAQGKHKTFSTCTSHLTAVSLYYGTTVFIYLRPTSEYLLSRGRLVSVFYTVVIPMLNPMIYSLRNKDVRETLENILKKTSQFFSHPIPRFP is encoded by the coding sequence ATGGAAGCAGGCAACGCCAGTCAGTTCAGTGAATTCTTCTTCGTGGGCCTCACCAATGACCCGCAGCTTCGGCCCATCCTCTTTGCGCTCTTCTTCCTCATCTACGCAGTCACAGTGGTTGGAAACCTGGGCCTCTTTGCTTTCATTGTGGCATGCTCCCgactccacactcccatgtatttcttcctcagcAACCTGTCCTTTCTTGACTTCTGTTATTCTTCAGTCACAGTCCCCAAAATGTTGATGGAGTTTTTCTATGGTTGCcaaaccatctccttctctggtTGTGTGATCCAGACAGCTTGCTTCGTGATCTTTGCTGTCACTGAGTTCTTCCTCTTGGCctccatggcctatgaccgctatgtagcCATCTGCCGCCCTCTACTCTACCACGTAATCATGTCTCCAAGGCTCTGTTTGCAGTTGGTGACCGCCAGCTATGCAGTGGGCCTGACGAATACAGTGCTCCTCACTAGTTCAACctttcatctcatcttctgtaaaTCTCATGTCATCACTCATTACTTCTGTGATATCCCTCCCCTTTTAAAACTCTCCTGCTCTGACACACAGGTCCCTCAGCTTCTCCTCTTTGCCTGCGGTGGTTTTAATGTGTCGGTGTCCCTCACAGTCGTCCTGGTGTCCTACACTTGTGTCTTTATGGCTATCATCAGAATCCCCTCAGCACAGGGCAAACACAAGaccttctccacttgtacatccCACCTGACTGCTGTCAGCCTGTACTATGGAACCACTGTGTTCATTTACTTGCGCCCAACCTCTGAGTACTTACTAAGCAGGGGCAGGCTGGTCTCTGTATTCTACACAGTGGTCATCCCCATGCTTAACCCCATGATCTATAGTCTGAGGAACAAAGATGTGAGGGAAACACTTGAGAACATTCTCAAGAAGACCTCACAATTCTTCTCGCACCCCATACCCAGATTTCCATGA